The genomic DNA TCCGAGCAGCCCTCTTTAACGCAATAGAACCACAGGGTTAATCGATCCTTAATGACAGAAACGCGAAACTCGGCGACTGTGACCGCCGTGCGACGCTCCCTTGCACGGATGGCTCATTCCTCGTATGTACGGAATGCTGACGGCCGATATTTCAGGTTGTGTCGCATTCAGCCTCCCGGTGCACCGCGGGAACTCTCAAGGTTTGGGAATTCCAGCGTTTTCCGTTTCCCTCTAAGACCAGCGCGGTGCGCGGCAGCGAGTGGAACGGGTCAAGCGCCGGCGGCGGAACGGTCCCGGGTTACCACTTTCGTTGCCGGGGCGGTTCTGACAGCGATGTAACCCATTACCCGATCCCTTGATCCCAAGGGAGCGGTTCGTGATCCCCAAGGCGAGCGCGCTCGCGCCATGCCTGGCCAGCAGCAACTGATTGAAGGGCGGCCTCGCCGCCCAATGTTTCATACGGGCCGACGCTTGATGCGCCAGACTGTGCCGACGAATTCTGAAGGACCATTCGCGACGCTGCGGAGTGACAATCCCGCGCGCCGCCTTGGTCCTGAAGCTTCCGGTCCGGCAAGGCGCGAGAGACGGCGTTTCGGCCTTCCCCTCACCCCCGAATCAGGTGGACCGTCGCGTCACCCGGCGGCGCGATACGCGCCCACGGTGAATCGCGCCCGCCGCCGCCAAGAGTTAAGACATGCCCAACAAGATGTTGATCGATGCCACCCACCCGGAAGAGACCCGGGTCGTCGTGGTCCGCGGCAATCGCGTCGAAGAGTTTGATTTCGAGACCGCGCAACGCAAGCAACTGCGCGGGAATATCTACCTCGCCAAGGTCACAAGGGTCGAACCCTCGCTCCAAGCCGCCTTCGTCGAATATGGCGGCAACCGCCACGGCTTCCTCGCCTTCAGTGAAATCCATCCCGACTACTATCAGATCCCGGTCGCCGACCGGCAGGCGCTGATCGAGGCCGAGGAACAGGCCCATCGTGAGGCCGAAGAGGAGAGCGAGAACCGCTCCCACGGACGCCGCCGTTCGCGCCACCGCAACGCCCGCCGCCGTGGTCATGGCGAGCGCGTGCGCAGCGACATCGTCGAAGGCCTCGACGCCGGCGCTGATCCCGCCGCCCAGCCGATCGAGGGCGCGGCGCAGCCGGAGCATGCCGAGGGCGCCTTGCACGACGGCGAGCATTCGCACGCCGATGCAGAGCACCGTGGCGAGCACGAAGGCCACGATCACCACGACGACGATCAGGGCGAACCTGCTCATGGCGAGCATGATCACGACGATCATCATGCCCATGATGACCAGCACGCCCACGACCACGACCATGACCATGGCCACGACCACGACCGTGGTCACGATCACCAGCACGATCATCACGACCATGATCATGCCGGCGAGACGCCCGCGCCTGTCGCGGCCGTCGGCGCCGAGCCCGTGGTCGCGACCGAGATTGTTGCCGAGCCGCAGGAGGCCCAAACCTTCGAATCTCACGCGCCCGAGGCGCATGCGGAAGCTCTGGCCGAGGCCGTGACGTCGGTCGATGAGCCCGCTGATGCGGTGTACGGCGGCGGAGAGAATGCCGAGACGTCGCTTGCCGAGGCTGCGGAAGCAACTGGCGAAGAAGACGACGAAGATGAGGACGACGAGGAAGCCGAAGAGGAAGTCGTCGAATCCGTCGGCGGCGACGACGTGCTGGAGGAAGTGCCGGAGCGTACGTTCCGTCCGCGCCGCCAGTACAAGATCCAGGAAGTCATCAAGCGCCGCCAGGTGATGCTGGTGCAGGTCGTCAAGGAAGAGCGTGGCAACAAGGGCGCCGCGCTGACGACCTATCTGTCGCTGGCCGGCCGCTATGCCGTCTTGATGCCGAACACGGCGCGCGGCGGCGGCATCAGCCGCAAGATCACCAGCGCCCAGGACCGTTCCCGCCTGAAGGAAGTGGTGCAGGATCTCGACGTGCCGGAAGGCATGGGCATCATCCTGCGCACCGCCGGCGCCGCCCGGACCAAGCCCGAGATCAAGCGCGACTTCGAATATCTGATCCGGATGTGGGAGACGGTGCGCGACCTCACGCTGAAGTCGCAGGCCCCGACCCTCGTCTACGAGGAAGGCTCGCTGATCAAGCGCTCGCTGCGCGACCTCTACAACAAGGAGATCGACGAAATCTCGGTTGCCGGTGAATCCGGCTACCGCGAAGCGCGCGACTTCATGAAGATGCTGATGCCCGCCAATGTCAGCGCGGTGAAGCAGTATCGCGACGGCCAGCCATTGTTCTCGCGCATGGGCGTCGAGAGCCAGCTCGATGCGATGTTCTCGCCGACCGTGCAGCTGCGCTCCGGCGGCTACATCGTGATCAACCAGACCGAGGCGCTGGTCTCGATCGACGTCAACTCCGGACGATCGACGCGCGAGCACCATATCGAGGACACCGCGCTCAAGACCAATCTGGAGGCGGCCGAAGAGGTCGCCCGCCAGCTCCGCTTGCGCGACCTCGCCGGCCTGATCGTCATCGACTTCATCGACATGGACGAGAAGCGCAACAACCGTGCGGTCGAGCGCAAGCTGTCCGATTGCCTGAGGCAGGACCGCGCGCGCATCCAGGTCGGACGCATCTCGCATTTCGGCCTGCTCGAAATGTCGCGCCAGCGCATCCGCGCCAGCGTGCTCGAGAGCTCGACCGATCCCTGCCCGCATTGCGGCGGCACCGGCCACGTCCGCTCGGTGTCCTCGGTGGCGCTGCAGCTGCTGCGCGGCCTCGAAGAAATCCTGATGAAGGGCGCGACCCACAATCTCGTGGTACGCACCCGCACCGACGTTGCGCTCTATGTGCTCAACCACAAGCGTGGCCACCTGCGCGATCTCGAGAACGGCTTCAAGGTCACCCTCTCGGTGATCGCGGATCCCAGCGTCAGCGGGCCGCAGGCCTACCTCATCGACCGCGGCGAACAGGTGCATACGCTGGAAGCCGCCAAGGCGCTGCTGGCGGCGCAGGCGGCCGCAAGCCCGCCGCCGCTGGTCGAAGAAGCTTATGACGACGAGGAGTTCGATCCGGAGACCGAATCCGAGGTCGAGACCGAGGAGACCGAAGGTCTCGCCGAGGAGCAGTCCGCAGGCGACGCCGGGTCCGAGCAGGACGGCCAACGCCGCAAGCGCCGCCGTCGCCGGCGCGGCCGCGGTGGCCCGCGCGAGGGCGAATTGCGCGAGGATGGCGCCCCCACCCTTCCCGAGGCGGCCGTGGCGGCCGGCGAAGGCGAGGACGATGCCGAACCCGAGCAGGACGGCGAGGAAGGCGAGGAACAGGCAGCCCGTGGCGAACAGCAGGGCAGCGGTGATCGCCGGCGCCGGCGTGGTCGCCGCGGCGGACGCCGTCGTCGCGGTGGCGGCGAGGAAGGTCTCGCCGGCTCCATCGGTGACGAACTCGGCACCAATCATCCATCGGAAGCAGCCGAGGCGGTTGCCGATTTCGACGGCCTCGGCAGTGAGGCTGCGCCCTCGATTGCGCAAGCCGAGCACAGCGCCGCCGAGCCGCAAGTCTCGCAGCCTGAGCCGCACGCCGAAGTGCAGACCGAGGCTCCGGCCCAGCCCGAGCCCGTCGCCGCGGAGGAAGAGCCCGCCGACGACAAGGCCGCGCGGCGCCGCTCCACGGTGCGCGAAAAGGTGAGCTTCATGTCGAGCAGCCCGAGCGAGCCGGCAGCCCCGGTTGCCCAGGCAGTCGAGCCGGTCACCCCGCCCGCACCGGCAGCTGAACCTGCGGCGGAAGCGACGAGCGAAACGCCCGCCGCCCCGCGCCGCGCCGGCTGGTGGTCCCGCCGCTTTGGCGGCGGCGAATAAGGCCTGACAACCTATGCAAGACACGACGCCCGGCACTGCCGGGCGTTTTTGTTTCGCCGATGTCCCGATGTGCTAAGCCGTTTGCGCAATCTGAGAGGGGACCGGCATTGTCAGAGCTTTGCGATTCCAGCGCCGTCGAGTTGCGCCGCCTGTTGGCCGCCCGGGCGATCTCACCTGTCGAGTTGCTCGACGCCTGCCTGTCCCGCATCGCCGCCATCAATCCCGCCGTCAACGCCGTCGTGACGCTGGACGAGCCGGGCGCGCGTGCCGCTGCCAAGGCGGCCGAAGCCGCCATCCTGCGCGGCGAGGATCGCGGTGCCCTGCACGGGCTTCCCGTTCTCATCAAGGATACCCAGGACACCGCGGGGATGCGCTCCACCTATGGCAGCCCGCTGCTGAAGGATAACGTCCCGGCGGCCGACCAGGGCTCGGTCGCGCGCCTGCGCGCCGCCGGCGCCATCATCTTCGGCAAGACCAACACGCCGGAATGGGCGGCGGGCGGCAACACCCGCAATCCCGTGTTCGGCGCGACCGGCAATCCCTTCGATCCCATGCGCTCGGCGGCGGGCTCCTCCGGCGGCTCGGCGGTGGCGCTCGCCTGCGGCATGGCTCCGCTCGCCTCGGGCTCCGACACTGGCGGGTCCCTGCGCAATCCGGCAGGCTTCGCCGGCATCGTCGGCATGCGTCCGTCCTACGGCCTCGTGGCCAGCGAAAAGCGGGCGTTCGGCTGGTCCAATCTGTCGACCGACGGGCCGATGGCGCGCAACGTCGCCGACACCGCCTTGATGCTGTCGGTGATGGCGAGCGATGATGCCCGCGATCCGCTCGCCTATACGCTGCCCGGCGAGGCCGTGCGCGCGCGCGCCGAGCGCTGGGCCGTCCCGCGCCCCGCAGAGCTCGGCAAGCTCCGCCTCGCCTTCACAGAGGATTTCGGCTTCGCTCCGACCGAGCAGGCGATCCGGCGCGTGTTCCGCGCACGCGTGAAGCGGCTCGCACCGCTGTTCGCAGAATCCCGCGAAGCAACGCCGGATTGCGCCGGCGCCGACGACGCTTTTGCCGTGCTCCGCGCAGGCATGTTCCTGGCGACCCACGGCAAGAACTACAAGGAACGTCCCGAGATGCTCGGCCCCAATGTCCGCGCCAATGTCGAGGAAGGGCTCGGCTACACGCTCGAAGACCATGCGCGGGCCTCGACGACGCAGACCAGGATTTATCGCGCCTATCAAAGCTTCTTCGAAACCTGCGACGTACTGATCAGCCCGACGATCACGCTGAGCCCGCGGCCATGGTCGGAGCCTCACCCGGCGGAGATCGATGGCGCTCCGACCAGATCCTACTTCCATTGGCTCGCGCTCGCCTACGCCGTCACGCTTGCAGGCCATCCCGCCATCAGCATTCCGCTCGGCCTCGACGAAGCCGGACTGCCGTTCGGCCTCCAGGTCGTCGGTCCGCGCGGCGGCGACGCCATCGTGCTCTCGGTTGCCGCAGGCATTGAGGCCGCCTTTGCGAGCGACGCGCAATTGTGCCGGCCGGTCCCCGACCTTGCGAGGCTTGCCGCGACGCCGCCGCTGTCCGCCGCCCCCGGCTTTCTCACTTGGGAATAACGCGGTCCGACAGGAGAAGTCTTCCGATGCAAAGCGCAATGGTTCTCGGCGGCGGCATGATCGGCGTGAGCGCCGCGCTGCACCTGCAGCAGCGCGGCTGGGCCGTGACGCTCGTCGATCGCAGGGAGCCGGGCCGTGAGACCAGCTACGGCAATGCCGGCATGATCCAGGCCGAAGCGGTCCGCCCCTATCCGATGCCGCGCGATCTCGCGACGCTGCTCAAGATCGCGACCGGCCGCACCAACGACGTGCGCTACAGCCTGTCGTCGCTTCACCTCCATGTCGAGCCCCTGCTCCGCTACTGGTGGCACTCGGCGCCGAAACGGCATCGCGAGGCGATCGAGGCTTGGGCGCGGCTGATCGCCTACGCGACCCCGGAGCACGACATCCTCATTCGGGAAGCCCATGCCGACAATCTGATCCGCCGCGCCGGCTATCGCGCGCTGTACCGCGACGCCGCGGACCTCGATCTTTCGATCAAGGCCGCAGAACAAGACCAGCGCGAATTCGGCGTGAAGTTCCGGGTGCTGTCCGGCAGCGAGCTTGCCAAAGCCGAGCCGACCCTGCGCGACGATCTTCCCGGCGCGATCCACTGGCTCGATACCTGGACGGTGTCCGATCCCGGCGCCCTCGTCACGGCCTATGCCGAGCTGTTCGAGCGTCGCGGCGGCACCATCGTGCTGGGCGATGCGCAGTCGCTGCAGCAGACCGCGACCGGATGGTCGGTCAACACGGACCAGGGCCGCCTCGACGCCGCCCACGCCGTCGTGACGCTGGGGCCGTGGTCGCCCGACCTCCTCCACAAATTCGGCTATCGCATTCCGCTGGTGCGCAAGCGCGGCTACCACATGCATTACAGCGGCGGCGCTTCGCTCGACCTGCCGCTCGTCGACAAGGGCGGCGGCTACGCCATGGGCCCGATGGCAAAGGGAATCCGCATCACCACCGGCGCGGAATTGACCGGCATGGACGCGCTCGCCACGCCCGTCCAGCTCGCCAGCGCGGAAGGCTCCGCGCGGGAGCTGATCGACCTCGGCAAGCGCGTCGAGCCGGATCCGTGGTTCGGCACCCGCCCCTGCACGCCCGACATGCTGCCGGTGCTCGGGCAAGCTCCGCGGCATCCCGGCCTCTGGATGAATTTCGGTCACGGCCACCAGGGCTTTACCCTGGGACCCGCGAGCGGACGCCTGCTTGCCGAGATCATGAGCGGCGAGACGCCGGCGATTGATCCGCTGCCATATCGGCCCGAGCGGTTCTAGGCCCAAACAAAAGGGCTGATCGAGGATATCGACCAGCCCTTCCCAATTCGAAGCCCGAGGGCGCGATCAGTCCGTGGTGATCGCCGTCTCCATGTCGGTCGGGTCGATCCGCTTGGCGAGGTTGGCGTTGAGCTTGTCGCGGTCGAGCTCACCTTCCCACCAGGCGACGATCACGCAGGCGACGCCGTTGCCGCACAGATTGGTCAGCGCGCGGCACTCGCTCATGAACTTGTCGATGCCGAGCACGATCGCCATGCCCGGCACGAGGCGCGGATCGACCACGGCAAGCGTCGCTGCCAGCGTGATGAAGCCCGCGCCGGTGATGCCGGAAGCGCCCTTCGAGGTCAGCATCGCCACGACCAGGATGGTCAGCTGCTGGCTGAAGCTGAGATCGTAGCCGAGCGCCTGCGCGATGAAGAGCGTCGCCAGCGTCATGTAGATGTTGGTGCCGTCGAGATTGAACGAGTAACCCGTGGGCACCACGAGGCCGACCACCGACTTGGAGCAGCCGAGCCGCTCCAGCTTCTCCATCAGGGACGGCAGCGCGCTTTCCGAGGACGAGGTACCGAGCACGATCAGCAGCTCGTCCTTGATGTAGGCCAGGAACTTGAAGATCGAGAACCCGGCAAGGCGCGCGATGATGCCGAGCACGACGAAGACGAACAGCGCCGCGGTGACGTAGAACGTGGCGATCAGCCCGACCAGATTGAGGATCGCGCCGGTGCCGAACTTGCCGATCGTATAGGCCATGGCGCCGAACGCGCCGATCGGCGCTGCGCGCATCACGATGGAGATGACGCCGAACACGGCATGGGCGGCGTCGTCGATGAAGCTGCGGATGGTGTGGCCGCGCTCACCCAGGCTCATAATTGCGAAGCCGAACAGCACCGAGAACAGCAGCACCTGGAGGATTTCGCCTTGCGCGAAGGCCCCGACCACCGTGTCGGGAATGATGTGCAGCACGAAGTCGACGGACTTCTGGCCGGCAGCCTGCTTGGCGTAATTGGCAACGGCCGCCTCGTTGGCCGCCCCACTGCCGAAGCCCGCGCCCGGCTTCACGAGATTGCCGATGATCAGTCCGATCACCAGGGCGAAGGTCGAGACGACCTCGAAATAGACCAGCGCCTTGATGCCGATGCGGCCGACCTTCTTGGCATCCTGGATGTGGGCGATTCCGGAGACGACGGTGCAAAAGATGATCGGGGCGATCACCATCTTGATCAGCTTGATGAAGCCGTCGCCGAGCGCCTTGATCCATTCGTTGGTGGCAACCGTCGGCCACAGCCAGCCGACGATGGCGCCGAGCACGATGGCGATCAGCACCTGGACGTAGAGAACCTTGTACCACGGCTTTGCTGCGGGCGGCGCGATCGGCGCCCCCG from Bradyrhizobium sp. CCBAU 53351 includes the following:
- a CDS encoding ribonuclease E/G — translated: MTSVDEPADAVYGGGENAETSLAEAAEATGEEDDEDEDDEEAEEEVVESVGGDDVLEEVPERTFRPRRQYKIQEVIKRRQVMLVQVVKEERGNKGAALTTYLSLAGRYAVLMPNTARGGGISRKITSAQDRSRLKEVVQDLDVPEGMGIILRTAGAARTKPEIKRDFEYLIRMWETVRDLTLKSQAPTLVYEEGSLIKRSLRDLYNKEIDEISVAGESGYREARDFMKMLMPANVSAVKQYRDGQPLFSRMGVESQLDAMFSPTVQLRSGGYIVINQTEALVSIDVNSGRSTREHHIEDTALKTNLEAAEEVARQLRLRDLAGLIVIDFIDMDEKRNNRAVERKLSDCLRQDRARIQVGRISHFGLLEMSRQRIRASVLESSTDPCPHCGGTGHVRSVSSVALQLLRGLEEILMKGATHNLVVRTRTDVALYVLNHKRGHLRDLENGFKVTLSVIADPSVSGPQAYLIDRGEQVHTLEAAKALLAAQAAASPPPLVEEAYDDEEFDPETESEVETEETEGLAEEQSAGDAGSEQDGQRRKRRRRRRGRGGPREGELREDGAPTLPEAAVAAGEGEDDAEPEQDGEEGEEQAARGEQQGSGDRRRRRGRRGGRRRRGGGEEGLAGSIGDELGTNHPSEAAEAVADFDGLGSEAAPSIAQAEHSAAEPQVSQPEPHAEVQTEAPAQPEPVAAEEEPADDKAARRRSTVREKVSFMSSSPSEPAAPVAQAVEPVTPPAPAAEPAAEATSETPAAPRRAGWWSRRFGGGE
- a CDS encoding amidase → MSELCDSSAVELRRLLAARAISPVELLDACLSRIAAINPAVNAVVTLDEPGARAAAKAAEAAILRGEDRGALHGLPVLIKDTQDTAGMRSTYGSPLLKDNVPAADQGSVARLRAAGAIIFGKTNTPEWAAGGNTRNPVFGATGNPFDPMRSAAGSSGGSAVALACGMAPLASGSDTGGSLRNPAGFAGIVGMRPSYGLVASEKRAFGWSNLSTDGPMARNVADTALMLSVMASDDARDPLAYTLPGEAVRARAERWAVPRPAELGKLRLAFTEDFGFAPTEQAIRRVFRARVKRLAPLFAESREATPDCAGADDAFAVLRAGMFLATHGKNYKERPEMLGPNVRANVEEGLGYTLEDHARASTTQTRIYRAYQSFFETCDVLISPTITLSPRPWSEPHPAEIDGAPTRSYFHWLALAYAVTLAGHPAISIPLGLDEAGLPFGLQVVGPRGGDAIVLSVAAGIEAAFASDAQLCRPVPDLARLAATPPLSAAPGFLTWE
- a CDS encoding dicarboxylate/amino acid:cation symporter; this translates as MTTTTMAGAPIAPPAAKPWYKVLYVQVLIAIVLGAIVGWLWPTVATNEWIKALGDGFIKLIKMVIAPIIFCTVVSGIAHIQDAKKVGRIGIKALVYFEVVSTFALVIGLIIGNLVKPGAGFGSGAANEAAVANYAKQAAGQKSVDFVLHIIPDTVVGAFAQGEILQVLLFSVLFGFAIMSLGERGHTIRSFIDDAAHAVFGVISIVMRAAPIGAFGAMAYTIGKFGTGAILNLVGLIATFYVTAALFVFVVLGIIARLAGFSIFKFLAYIKDELLIVLGTSSSESALPSLMEKLERLGCSKSVVGLVVPTGYSFNLDGTNIYMTLATLFIAQALGYDLSFSQQLTILVVAMLTSKGASGITGAGFITLAATLAVVDPRLVPGMAIVLGIDKFMSECRALTNLCGNGVACVIVAWWEGELDRDKLNANLAKRIDPTDMETAITTD
- a CDS encoding FAD-binding oxidoreductase produces the protein MQSAMVLGGGMIGVSAALHLQQRGWAVTLVDRREPGRETSYGNAGMIQAEAVRPYPMPRDLATLLKIATGRTNDVRYSLSSLHLHVEPLLRYWWHSAPKRHREAIEAWARLIAYATPEHDILIREAHADNLIRRAGYRALYRDAADLDLSIKAAEQDQREFGVKFRVLSGSELAKAEPTLRDDLPGAIHWLDTWTVSDPGALVTAYAELFERRGGTIVLGDAQSLQQTATGWSVNTDQGRLDAAHAVVTLGPWSPDLLHKFGYRIPLVRKRGYHMHYSGGASLDLPLVDKGGGYAMGPMAKGIRITTGAELTGMDALATPVQLASAEGSARELIDLGKRVEPDPWFGTRPCTPDMLPVLGQAPRHPGLWMNFGHGHQGFTLGPASGRLLAEIMSGETPAIDPLPYRPERF